Below is a window of Penaeus vannamei isolate JL-2024 chromosome 30, ASM4276789v1, whole genome shotgun sequence DNA.
GAATATATCTGTGGCGGAATAAACaccgtgatttttttctcttttattttttctctccttttctgttattCACGCGATCACACCTCGAGATCCGATTCCTCATCCGGCACACATCATCCGAGATGAGGGCGAGATGAGCTCGCGTCACACGGCACGTAATCGCGGGCTGGAGTCACAggcgcgggcggggcggcgggcggcgggcggtcaGCGCCTGGCCGACGGAGGTGGCGAGGCGCGCGCGCTCCGGGAAGGTCAGCCAGCGAGGCGCAGCGGCGGACGCGCGGGCACATGTGTGTGGTCGTGCACTGAGCGGCTTCGAGTGCGCGGCCATGTCTGCTCCTCCTGCCCTacaccccccctcgccccccctcgcccctcctcgccccctcccccccgccggccctgcccgcccactcgcctcgcCGGTGATGCCGGACGCGCGGAACCGGCGGCCATTTTCGCGGTTCGGCGCCGCCGGCCGCCGCGCCCTTCCGGAGGCCGCGGGACGCCCCGGCCGGAGGGATGCGCGGCGCCGGGGCGGTTGGGCGGCGCTGCGACGCCCCGGGGCCGCCTGCGCCCCCGCCGTGATCGCGGCGCTGAAGGCGATGTGCCACCCGAGgcccgccccccctcccgcccccgccgccccagGCCCCTCCCCGCGCCCCGGGTCACGTGACCCCGCCGCGGACCAACcacagggcggcggcggcggctcgggCGTTCAAACACATCTCTCTCACGCCGGCCCGCCCATGCCCGGCGCGAGGGGCATCTCCCCGCCCGCGCCTCGCCCGCGCCCTCGCACGCCCGCGCCGCCGGGAGCGCGCTCGCCTCCGCCCACCGCCTCTCCACGCCcatctcgcctctcgctctcggcTCTCCATTCCGTATGTCCACTAGTTatcctttatttttctattcctccctGTTTATCTTTTCGATTCGTTTTCTTCAGTTTGTTTCGTCCTTTGATCGACTTTTCTTGTCATATCTCCGttcttttttattcaatattCATCCCTGATCTAATTTTTCCGTTTTCTCATTGTCATTCCACTCTGTCAATCCTTTCTTTCTAATCTTTTATGCTCATTCCAATTTTTCTAATCTGTCCTTGCGCGCTGTTTCATCTTTCCTTgctattcccccttttttaaatctttccttgtctctcttttcttgtctttatttgccattccccttttccaatcttttcttatctctcttatctaatcatttatctttattccatttcgtttttcttttcatcaacagtctcctcttcccattttcatcatcattctcctcttcccattttcatcatcattctcctcctcccattttcatcaccattctcctcttcccatttttatcatcattctcctcttcccatttttatcatcattctcctcttcccattttcatcaccattctcctcctcccattttcatcaccattctcctcttcccattttcatcaccattctcctcttcccattttcatcaccattctcctcttcccattttcatcaccattctcctcttcccattttcatcatcactcccAATCATCCTAATCTTTCGTCATCAATCTcttattcctcatcctcatcctattcTTCTTCAGCGTCATTCCTCTCTTTATCGTCATAATCTCTCCGAGTTCCTATCATCATTCCagtcattcttatctttatcattcttctctttatCGGTCTTTTATCATCCCATTCTTTCTAATCCTTCATTGCATTTCCTTCCTTACCCATCAATCATTCTTTCtaatcttcttcttcaccttctttccttcccctcttccttctttccttcttctattactcttttctttccttcctccctcctttccttcctccctccctcccttccttccttccttccttcctccctcccttccttccttccttccggccccccttccttctttccttcctcccttccttccttcgtttcttccttccttccttccgttcttcttcctttcattccttccttctttctttcctcccttccttccttccttcctttcttccttccttccttccttccttccagcaTTTTAATTTGCCATTGCCATTTTACCATCTTtagtctctcatcctctcccctctttcacgcTTTTCCATTTGTcacctctttcatttcccttcttcgctctctctctctctctatctatctatctatctatctctgccaccccttctctctctctctctctctctctctctctctctctctctctctctctctctctctctctctctctctctctctctctctctctctctctctctctctctctctctctatctatctatctatctatctatctctgtccctttctctctctctctcctttcttctcttctcttctcttctctctctctctttctcgttctctccttctctctctctttctcgttcgatcgttctctctctctctctctctctctctctctctctctctctctctctctctctctctcttctctcttctctcttctctcttctctcttcactcttcgcttttctttctcttctctcttctctcttctctcctctctccttctctctcttctctcttctctcttctctgtcaccctctttcgctctctctctctctctctctctctctctctctctctctctctctctctctctctctcttatctatcttatctatctatctatctatctatctatctatctatatctctctgtcaccctttctctctctctctctctctctctctctctctctactctcttctcttctcttctcttctcttctcttctcttctcttctcttctcttctcttctcttctcttctcttctcttctcttctcttctctcttctctctctctctctctctctctctctctctctctctctctctctctctctctctctctctctctctctctctctctctctctctctttctctctctctctctctttctctttctctctctctttctctctctctctctctctctctctctctctctctctctctctctctctatctctctctctctctctctctctgtctctctctctctccttccctctctctctctctctctctctctctctctctctctctctctctctctccctctacctctacctctacctctacctctacctctacctctacctctacctctacctctacctctacctctacctctacctctacctctacctctacctctacctctacctctacctctccctctccctctctctctctctttctctctcttatccatcttctttctcttccttttaccatCTCATTGAACTTTTCTTCcttaaaaaatcatttaaaattGCGTTTTATTAAAGGTATTTCCAACATTCACAATAATATCCACCTTAAATATTTCCATCTTTTCAAATGTGTCCAACAATTGTAAaaagtttctcttccttttcagatctttctctcccctgtcccATCCTTCGATcagcctcccac
It encodes the following:
- the LOC138867388 gene encoding nematocyst expressed protein 3-like; this encodes MPDARNRRPFSRFGAAGRRALPEAAGRPGRRDARRRGGWAALRRPGAACAPAVIAALKAMCHPRPAPPPAPAAPGPSPRPGSRDPAADQPQGGGGGSGVQTHLSHAGPPMPGARGISPPAPRPRPRTPAPPGARSPPPTASPRPSRLSLSALHSNPGGISWHRETIAI